DNA sequence from the Methanomassiliicoccales archaeon genome:
GGTAGGAAAGAGTCATCACCGCAGCATTCATGAGGTGATGATGCGGAAGGTGAAGGAGGAGCTAGAGAAGAGAAAGGGTAACGATATCAGATTCTACCTATCCTTCCTGGATGATGAACCTAGGCCAGATGTGGCCGCGGCCAAAGCTTTTAATGAAGGGGCTAGAACAATAATCGTATGTAGAGTCTTTCTAACAACCTCGAATCACACCGCGGAAGCCGACGATCAAGTCAAAAGCCTGCGGTTGGAGGAAAGAGGAGTACGACTGAGATTCACCGAGCCTCTTTGGAACTCGGAAAAGCTGAGGAGGAGCTTCTTGGAGAAGGCGAATGCCATCATACCGCCGGAAGAACGGGCTAATACGGGTATTTTATTGGTCGGCCACGGACAGCCACATGAATGGGATCTGGCATTCCCGACTGAAACTGAACAGGAGATGAAATTTAGAGAGGATCTCCTCAAGGACTTCGAGAAGGAAGGTTACAGAAGAGAAAATCTCAGCTTGGCATGGATGGCATTCCGAGAGCCGAAGGTCCCTGATGTGGTGAAGGCCATGGCTTCCCGGGGATTGAAGAGGATTATCTACTTCTCTGCTGCCATCAGCGCTGAGGCAATTCATAGCCAGAGCGACATACCTGAGCTGGTAGCGAAGGCAAAGGTGTCAAAGACGACAGAGACCGTGAACATGGGGGCTTGGAACGATCATCCTCTCGTGATAGAGGCGATACGAGAGAAGATTGAAGAAGCCCTAGAAGTTAAAGAATGAAGGCTGGCTCGCCCTAATCGTTCACCATGACCTTTTCCTCATCAATTGCAAATCTTCAGTGTGAACAGCAACTATTTTAACGACCGCCATACTCACGTGTGACTAATGAGGATTGGAGTAGTCTCAGTCCAAGGCGCCTTCCCAGAGCATGTCAAAATCTCGAAAATGGCCATGGAGAGGATGGGAATCGTGGGAGAGGTGCTCGCAGTGCGCAAAGGCCAAGAGCTTGAAGGCATGGATTGCCTGATAATACCTGGAGGGGAGAGCACCACCATAGCAAAGCTGCTCTGGCGTTTTGGCTTGGCGCAGAGAATATTGGACATGGCAGCTGCTGGAACTCCGATTATGGGAACCTGTGCAGGTATGGTCTTATTAGCTAAAGAAGGTGATGAGCAGGTGGAGAAAACAGGTACCAAGCTTTTAGGACTTATGGACATGTCTGTGGCCCGCAATGCCTTTGGCAGGCAAAGGGAATCCTTCGAGGCAAATTTGGATGTAGAAGGTCTGGATAAACCGTTTCCTGCCGTTTTCATCAGAGCGCCAGTCATTGAAAGAGTGTGGGGAGGTTGTCGCGCCTTGTCCAAATATCAAGAGCGTGTGGTCATGGCCAGACAGGGAAATATCCTAGCTCTCTCCTTCCACCCAGAGCTTTCTGGAGACACACGAATCCACGAAATGCTGATATCCATGGCCAGGCGCTAGGCGCTTCTATCCTTGACCGCTCTTATGACACCTTCTAAGCTCTGAGAGAACCCCTCTCCCTCCACCAACGTTCCGGTCACTATGATGTCAGCTCCTGCCGCCCTTAACGACATCGCTTGCCGTGCTGACCTGATGCCTCCACCGACCACAACTGGTATCCTTACCTTCTCCTTTACTGCCGACACCATCTCTGTTGGTATGGGCTCAGGAGCCCCGCTACCCGCCTCATAATAAATAAGATCCATTCCCATGAACTGTGCCGCTAAGCCATAAGCCACAGCCGTTTGCAAATCGTCCCGTTTAACGAGATTCGCTTCTCCAACCTCCCCCACTTTCATTCCAGGCTCGACAATAACATATCCCATGGAAATCGTCTCCAGGCCCAGTTTGGCCACAATGGGCGCTCCCATGACCTGCTCTCCTATGACCATTCGGAGGTTTCGAGAGTTCAGCATACTCATGAAATAAATGGCATCTGTGAAAGGAGAGATGGCATGCGCTCCAGAAGGGAAATAGATAACTGGCAAGCTCACCGCTTTTTTTATAGCTTTAACGGTAGAATCGAGATTCTCTTGTGTGACATCGGTGGAGCCTCCGACCATTATGGCATCCGTCCCTAGCCTTTCCGCCTCTCGAGCTATACTTGCCGCCCTCTCCACTTCCTGCTTGGCAGGGTCGATCAAGGTCATGTGCATGGGCTTCCTGGCCCTATATCTTTCGAGAATGTATTCCTTGACCTTCATGCGATTCCTCCTACAAGGAAGGCCACCAGGGCGACTAGCATGCCATACTTAGCCCAGGTCTGCCCACGCTTGGGGTTTCGGAAATGAACCAAAGAGGAGTATATAAAAATTGCATCGGCTACTAAAACCGTTAGCAGATATTCCAGGCCAAATATGCCCATGAAGTAGGGCTGGAAGCTTAGGACTACCGCAGCCAACAAGGCCGCACTACCCAATAGGCCCGCACTCCGCTTTCCTATTCTCTTGGGCAAGGTCATGCGGTTGAAATCCCCTTCCATGTCTTGGATATCTTTAACTATCTCCCGCCCAAGGGTAGCGAGCCCGGCCATAGCCGATATGGCCAAGGTACGCTCTACCATCTCTACCATGGCTCCACCAAGAAGGAACAGGGAGGCGGTGAGGAATGCGATGGAAGCGTTTCCGACCAGACCCATGGCCTTGGTCCGAGCCTCATAGAGTACGATAACAACCACCGAGATAACAACGATGATGATTGACCAGAAATTCAGAAAAAGTGAACTGGCTATGGATATCGTGAAACATGCCACCGCTATTCTCAACGCTGTGGTTGGCCTCATCCTTCCTGAGGGGATTGGCCTCTCTGGGTGCGCAATTCTGTCGATATCCCTATCCAAATAATCGTTCAGGGCGTTGCCTCCCGCCACGAAAGCGAAGACCACCACAGATCCTGCCACAGCCGAAGTGATGTGATCAATTAATTCTGCTCCGGAAGCTATCAATAAAGTGAGCCAAAGGGCCATCACGCCCATTAAGCAGTTTCCCAGGCGGATGACTTGGAAGAAAGCCTTCACGCTCGTCAAAATTAGGTAGCACAATTAATACCTTTCTGCTTTTCAGCACATCCAGTTTGCAGATTCCTCATCCGTAGAAATCAACCCACCGAGCAGAAATTATATAGTTGCTTCTTTGTTAATGCCGCAGGTGCGCTTCTCTTGGATCAATCGGCAGAGGTTAATTTGATCAAATCTCTTGTCGCAGCTCACTTCAAGGTCTATGAGGTGAAAGTCAGCTACGAGACAATAGAATTGTTGGTGACTCCTGAGCAGTCCACTCTGGAACAGAATTTCGAAGCTTTGCGCCGAGACTTGTACTCGAGAGGGTACATCCCGGTGTTGGAATATTCTGGTGGGGAATACAAAATCACGGTGTTGAGAAAGCCTCCTTTGCCTAAGAGACGCAATTGGCTCAATCTGGCTTTTCTTACCGCTACGATATTGACCACTGTCTACACGGGCACGATATTATATGCTAGTTATTCGAACCAGAGCCAAGCTCTCTCCCTTGAGAACGTGGTCATGGGTGCATTGACCTTCGCGCTGCCCCTCATGCTTATATTAGGTGCGCATGAGCTCTCCCATTATTTTATGTCAAAGAGGCATGATTTAGACGCTTCGTTGCCTTATTTCATTCCAGCATGGCCTCCAATTGGGACCTTCGGTGCTTTCATCTCTATGAGAGAGCCAATGCCCAACAAGAAAGCTCTGGTGGACATTGGTGTAGCAGGCCCAATCGCAGGGTTACTCATGAGTATACCTATTTTGATAATCGGGCTACTTTTAAATGCTGGTGCTACTCCTAACCCCGATGCGGTTCCAGCAGGGCAGCTAGCGATAAACACTCCTTTGCTTTTCGATCTCTTTATGTTTCTCTTGCCCATTCCGGAAGGCGCTGTCCTCCATCCCATGGCCTTTGCCGCTTGGGTAGGCATATTCGTAACGGCTATTAATCTGCTTCCAGCAGGTCAGTTGGATGGAGGACATATAGCACGCGGTCTGTTGGGAAAGAATGCCATATTCCTAAGCTTCGCCACGGTTGCCCTCCTTCTTATATTGGGCTTCGTCTTCTATTTGGGTTGGCTATTATTCGCTTTTTTGATAATCGTACTAGGGCTAAATCATCCAGCACCACTCAACGATGTTAGCAAGCTAGACACTAAACGCATCGCCGTCGGAGCTTTCGCGGTGGTGCTTCTCGTTAGCAGCTTCGTTTTCGTTCCAATATACCAGATTCCTTATGTGGACACGTTTGACATGAAAGTGGAAGGGAACAATGAGACCAATATATCACCAGGAGGGCAGGCACTCTTCTTCGTTAGTGTCCAGAATACAGGTACGATGAACATATCCGTACAGCTTGATGTCCAGAATGTTCCTGCCGGTTGGACTGCCATCATTTATCAATCAGGATCATCATCAACCGGTGCAACAAACAGCTTGCTTCTGCCCGTACCTTATAGTAAGAATGCTACTGTGATCCTTGAAATCGTGGTGCCGGCTGGAGAATCTCAGAAGACGAGAGTTCTCACATTAAAAGGTCAGACATCAGATACCAGGGCGAGCGAGCACACGATTGCGTATCAGGACTTTACAATCCACGTCTCCTGAGGAGGCAGTAGTGCCTTTGTAAAGAACGATGAACGCGCTGTACATGTGTTTGTTCCAGAAAAAGCGATGCGGTATGGTTGCATTGATAAGGCAGTATGATACCGGCTCTACCTTCGCTCTTCAACACTTTTCCTATCGCCTCAAGGCCCCTCTTGTGCAAAGTCTCGACGGACTCTTTAAGCGTTGTTGCTGACCTGCCGTAAGGTGGGTCGGTAGCTACCGCATCCACCTCATAAAATTTCTCAACCACCTCTCCAACGTCCATCCTCTCAAGGCAAAGCCATGGTGCTCCAAAATGCTCAAGATTCGCCTTGCATCCTTCAATCATCTCTTTAGAAGCATCCGTGCCAATTACTCTAACGCCCATGAGAGATGCTTCAAGAACTATCCCTCCCGTTCCGCAGAATGGGTCAAGGAGCGTTTCTCCAGGTCTTATTCGAGTCAAATTGACCAAGGCTCTAGCATAACAGGGATGTAATGAGACAGGAGAGAAGAAAGGCCTGCTGCGTACATGTCTTCGCTCAAACTGGTCGCGGTCCACCAAAGCTTTTTCGATATGGAAATGCAGACGTTCGCCCAAAATCACTCTGATAATTTGCTCAGGTTCTGTAAGGTCTATCTTATTGGTTCGAGATATCACCTCCCCTACACAGCGCGAGATATTATTCGCAAGCTCAGGGCTTCCGGCTCCTCCATAGCGTTTCACTCTTACAGCAGCGGACCCTGGTCCAATCTCCAAATGGATTAGAAATGTCTTGAGCTCATCTAATCTACACGATCCTAAATACTCCCCCACCCTATGCGTCAAAGCCAATCTAGATATCGTGGGATAAAGATCATTCTCATCCATTCTAACTATGGCGAAGCCCGGTCCGTTCTCCAAAAATTCGAAATTTTTGCAGATAGTAAAAAGGCAGGCGTTTAGCTCTGCTAAAGGAAGTGAGGGATGCTCTCCTGAGAGTTCGAACAGGAAATTTGTTCTCCTCATGCCTCAGAAAACCTCAGTCCCTAATTCCTTCCTCTGAAACAGTGAATACAGCTTCCGCCTCAGGCAGATTGGGGGAATCTATCAATCGAGCGATCCTTTTGCCTCCCTTACTCTTCCTTAAATATACCCGATAGGTAGCGGTATGCCCCACTATATGCCCACCTATGGGTCGAGTGGGGTCACCGAAGAAAGCGTCAGGCTTGGCTGAGACTTGATTGGTCACAGCAATCACGGCGTTGTTAAGATCACCGAATCTTAAGAGATCATGCATATGTTTGTTCAACAATTGCTGCCTCTCTGCCAGAGCTCCTCTCCCTACATATTCAGCGCGGAAATGAGCTGTGAGGGAGTCCACGATTAGCAGCCTGACAGGAATCTCCCTCGCTTTTTCCATAGCCTTCTCCACTAAAAGCATTTGATGAGAGGAATTGAAAGCCCTCGCTACATGGATTTTATGCAATGTCTCCACAGGGTCCAAATCCATGGCATTGGCTATCTGAGCTATTCGTTCGGGACGGAATGTGTTTTCGGTATCGATTATTATGACCTCTCCATCGAGTCCGCCCTTCTCTATCGGCATCGTGGCATTAACAGCAAGTTGAAAACACAACTGGGTCTTGCCGCTACCGAATTCACCGAAGAACTCCGTGATTGCCTGCGTTTCGAAGCCTCCACCCATAAGCTCATCAAGGGCCCTAGACCCAGATGTGAGCTTGTGGAGATTCTGCCTTCGCTCCATTATGACATCACCAGGCTCGAAACCTCCAACGTCTGCCGCTTCCTTTGCAGCAGCGATGATCTTAGCCGCTGCCGCCTCGCCTATCTCGCAAGCCTCAGCTAGATTCTTCGGAGATTCCACAGCAATCGACATCAGATCGGTGTAACCGGCATCACGTAACTTTTCTGCCGTTGCAGGACCTACGCCAGGCAACTCCTCTAATCTCTTTTCTGCCATTAACGCACCTTTCCTTCTATCTTATCTTTTCGGGGCATATAAACGTGCAAGGGGGTTAGATGAAAGTGCCCCATTCAACATAAGAATAGAATCAAATCAAAGTTAATCTCCTCTAATGCAATTAGCGTACTATTCCTTAAATCTGGCCAGGCCTTCTTAAATGACTTTGTTCAAAAAGGTTTAAATTCTGGCCACATTTACCGGGTGTTCATGGCCAAGAAGAGAAGGAAGGAGGAAAAGGAGGAGGAGAAGTATGAGTTCGTGCCTCCTGACTTCGATGAAAAAGGTTTCTTAGAGAAAGATATCAAGGGAACCAAAGCTCTTGCCCTCTCCACTGCAGTGGCTATCATCGCTGGATTCTTCGCTTACTTGACTACATGGATATCCGTTTTCCTTGGCCTTGCTTTAATTTTGGTTTTCATAGTGGCATTGAAATGGCTCTATCCACTTTTCAAAATAGAATTAGAAAGCCTGGAAAAGAAGACCATTGCAGGCAATTACATCCTCGTTTTCTTACTCGCCTTGGGGATATGGATTATTCTTTTAAATCCTCCATTTGGTGATTATCAAGATCCCGAGATAAGGGAGAATTTTATATGGTTTGAGCACAACGGCGCATGGAATAGATATGTGAGCGTCGGTGCTACTCCCATAAAAGCTGGGGACCTGATAAATATAACCGTCTTGGCGCGCGACAATGGAAGAATAGCCTCAGTGCAGATCGAAATACACGCCTCAGGGCAATCGCCGAGTAACTTTGTAGAAATGGACTCCGCTAATGTCTATGGTAGGTTCGAGTATAAGGACACCTTTTCCACTATTGGTGGTGTTAATACTCAATATC
Encoded proteins:
- a CDS encoding ferrochelatase → MVLLEPLLAIVSSAVLGAAIVALLSCKPRYIAPWIGITVFSIVGIVWGTSYFQQWDIAIALICASSGVGGYYAMTNRLLNLQGPRQLPEINESQKSNPGHISVVYVTHGESEEYDQVAWARQFKEFDHQELRFIPYLARPFFFAILRNKYMKVGKSHHRSIHEVMMRKVKEELEKRKGNDIRFYLSFLDDEPRPDVAAAKAFNEGARTIIVCRVFLTTSNHTAEADDQVKSLRLEERGVRLRFTEPLWNSEKLRRSFLEKANAIIPPEERANTGILLVGHGQPHEWDLAFPTETEQEMKFREDLLKDFEKEGYRRENLSLAWMAFREPKVPDVVKAMASRGLKRIIYFSAAISAEAIHSQSDIPELVAKAKVSKTTETVNMGAWNDHPLVIEAIREKIEEALEVKE
- a CDS encoding RsmD family RNA methyltransferase, with product MRRTNFLFELSGEHPSLPLAELNACLFTICKNFEFLENGPGFAIVRMDENDLYPTISRLALTHRVGEYLGSCRLDELKTFLIHLEIGPGSAAVRVKRYGGAGSPELANNISRCVGEVISRTNKIDLTEPEQIIRVILGERLHFHIEKALVDRDQFERRHVRSRPFFSPVSLHPCYARALVNLTRIRPGETLLDPFCGTGGIVLEASLMGVRVIGTDASKEMIEGCKANLEHFGAPWLCLERMDVGEVVEKFYEVDAVATDPPYGRSATTLKESVETLHKRGLEAIGKVLKSEGRAGIILPYQCNHTASLFLEQTHVQRVHRSLQRHYCLLRRRGL
- a CDS encoding site-2 protease family protein; translation: MDQSAEVNLIKSLVAAHFKVYEVKVSYETIELLVTPEQSTLEQNFEALRRDLYSRGYIPVLEYSGGEYKITVLRKPPLPKRRNWLNLAFLTATILTTVYTGTILYASYSNQSQALSLENVVMGALTFALPLMLILGAHELSHYFMSKRHDLDASLPYFIPAWPPIGTFGAFISMREPMPNKKALVDIGVAGPIAGLLMSIPILIIGLLLNAGATPNPDAVPAGQLAINTPLLFDLFMFLLPIPEGAVLHPMAFAAWVGIFVTAINLLPAGQLDGGHIARGLLGKNAIFLSFATVALLLILGFVFYLGWLLFAFLIIVLGLNHPAPLNDVSKLDTKRIAVGAFAVVLLVSSFVFVPIYQIPYVDTFDMKVEGNNETNISPGGQALFFVSVQNTGTMNISVQLDVQNVPAGWTAIIYQSGSSSTGATNSLLLPVPYSKNATVILEIVVPAGESQKTRVLTLKGQTSDTRASEHTIAYQDFTIHVS
- the radA gene encoding DNA repair and recombination protein RadA, yielding MAEKRLEELPGVGPATAEKLRDAGYTDLMSIAVESPKNLAEACEIGEAAAAKIIAAAKEAADVGGFEPGDVIMERRQNLHKLTSGSRALDELMGGGFETQAITEFFGEFGSGKTQLCFQLAVNATMPIEKGGLDGEVIIIDTENTFRPERIAQIANAMDLDPVETLHKIHVARAFNSSHQMLLVEKAMEKAREIPVRLLIVDSLTAHFRAEYVGRGALAERQQLLNKHMHDLLRFGDLNNAVIAVTNQVSAKPDAFFGDPTRPIGGHIVGHTATYRVYLRKSKGGKRIARLIDSPNLPEAEAVFTVSEEGIRD
- a CDS encoding UbiA family prenyltransferase, with product MKAFFQVIRLGNCLMGVMALWLTLLIASGAELIDHITSAVAGSVVVFAFVAGGNALNDYLDRDIDRIAHPERPIPSGRMRPTTALRIAVACFTISIASSLFLNFWSIIIVVISVVVIVLYEARTKAMGLVGNASIAFLTASLFLLGGAMVEMVERTLAISAMAGLATLGREIVKDIQDMEGDFNRMTLPKRIGKRSAGLLGSAALLAAVVLSFQPYFMGIFGLEYLLTVLVADAIFIYSSLVHFRNPKRGQTWAKYGMLVALVAFLVGGIA
- a CDS encoding geranylgeranylglyceryl/heptaprenylglyceryl phosphate synthase, yielding MKVKEYILERYRARKPMHMTLIDPAKQEVERAASIAREAERLGTDAIMVGGSTDVTQENLDSTVKAIKKAVSLPVIYFPSGAHAISPFTDAIYFMSMLNSRNLRMVIGEQVMGAPIVAKLGLETISMGYVIVEPGMKVGEVGEANLVKRDDLQTAVAYGLAAQFMGMDLIYYEAGSGAPEPIPTEMVSAVKEKVRIPVVVGGGIRSARQAMSLRAAGADIIVTGTLVEGEGFSQSLEGVIRAVKDRSA
- the pdxT gene encoding pyridoxal 5'-phosphate synthase glutaminase subunit PdxT, which translates into the protein MRIGVVSVQGAFPEHVKISKMAMERMGIVGEVLAVRKGQELEGMDCLIIPGGESTTIAKLLWRFGLAQRILDMAAAGTPIMGTCAGMVLLAKEGDEQVEKTGTKLLGLMDMSVARNAFGRQRESFEANLDVEGLDKPFPAVFIRAPVIERVWGGCRALSKYQERVVMARQGNILALSFHPELSGDTRIHEMLISMARR